In one Arthrobacter jinronghuae genomic region, the following are encoded:
- the ileS gene encoding isoleucine--tRNA ligase, whose translation MTNMPSVYPKASTGDAASAAVPSSPRFPELEERVLKYWDQDGTFQASIDARPAGNDGENEFVFYDGPPFANGLPHYGHLLTGYVKDLVARYQTQRGRRVERRFGWDTHGLPAELEAMKQLGMSDKVQIEKMGIDKFNDACRASVMKYAGEWQDYVTRQARWVDFENDYKTLNVEYMESVIWAFKTLHEKGLTYSGFRVLPYCWKDETPLSNHELRMDDDVYKMRQDQTVTVTFPITAGDNALSAELEGVQAIAWTTTPWTLPTNMALAVGPEVRYAVVPAGPKGTQAGEGRFLLAEDLVGSYAKDLGYDDAEAARAAVTAVHLGKDLAGLRYAPLWNYYTDTEKWGTANAWQIVTADYVTTTDGTGVVHQAPAYGEDDQKVCEEFGIPVILSVDEGGKFLPMFANGELSDIAGLQVFDANKPITRVLKADGRLLRQASYEHSYPHCWRCRNPLIYKAVSSWFVEVTKIKDRMVELNQQINWIPENVKDGQFGKWLENARDWSISRNRYWGSPIPVWVSDDPNYPRTDVYGSLAEMEADFGRLPLNKEGQPDLHRPFIDELTRPNPDDPTGQSTMRRVEDVLDVWFDSGSMPYAQVHYPHENADWFESHNPGDFIVEYIGQTRGWFYTLHVLATALFDRPAFRNVISHGIVLGSDGQKMSKSLRNYPDVSEVLDRDGSDAMRWFLMASPILRGGNLIVTEQGIRDGVRQAILPLWNVWHFFSLYTNAANNGNGYEAKACYDSTEPLDRYLLAATGDLVRDMGTALDTYDVSVACEILRAYMDTLTNWYIRRSRTRFFEEDTQAFDVLYTCLETVCRVAAPLLPLIGEEIWRGLTGGRSVHLTDWPDADLFPSDPALVERMEATRRIASVGSSLRKGANLRVRLPLSEMTVVAPEAQSLTGQFAAIIADELNLKNVRLVDAADADPAEFGISQKLVVNARAAGPRLGKNVQTAIKAAKSGDWSVDDAGTVTAGGLALEPQEYTLETVVESGEGESAKAVAVLPGGGFLVLNTEVTPELAAEGTARDAIRAVQQARRDADLHISDRIRTRISTGEQEAAALEANVGLVKAETLTDDLAVTGDLVTDGADTDADKYIVTVEKI comes from the coding sequence ATGACGAATATGCCCTCTGTATACCCCAAAGCCAGCACCGGCGACGCAGCTTCTGCTGCCGTTCCCTCCTCCCCCCGGTTTCCGGAACTCGAAGAACGCGTTCTGAAGTACTGGGACCAGGACGGCACCTTCCAGGCTTCCATCGACGCCCGGCCGGCCGGAAACGACGGCGAGAACGAGTTCGTCTTCTACGACGGCCCGCCCTTCGCCAACGGCCTGCCGCACTACGGCCACCTGCTCACCGGCTACGTGAAGGACCTGGTGGCCCGCTACCAGACCCAGCGCGGCCGCCGCGTGGAACGCCGCTTCGGGTGGGACACCCACGGCCTGCCCGCCGAGCTCGAGGCCATGAAGCAGCTCGGGATGAGCGACAAGGTCCAGATCGAGAAGATGGGCATCGACAAGTTTAACGATGCCTGCCGCGCCTCGGTCATGAAGTACGCCGGCGAATGGCAGGACTACGTCACCCGCCAGGCCCGCTGGGTGGACTTCGAGAACGATTACAAGACGCTCAACGTCGAGTACATGGAATCGGTCATCTGGGCGTTCAAGACCCTGCATGAAAAAGGCCTGACCTACAGCGGTTTCCGCGTGCTTCCGTACTGCTGGAAGGACGAGACGCCGCTGTCCAACCATGAGCTGCGCATGGACGACGACGTCTACAAGATGCGCCAGGACCAGACGGTCACGGTCACCTTCCCAATCACCGCCGGCGACAACGCGCTTTCCGCCGAGCTCGAAGGCGTGCAGGCCATCGCCTGGACCACCACCCCCTGGACCCTGCCCACCAACATGGCCCTCGCCGTCGGACCCGAGGTCCGCTACGCCGTCGTGCCCGCCGGGCCGAAGGGCACCCAGGCCGGCGAGGGACGTTTCCTCCTGGCCGAGGACCTCGTGGGCTCCTACGCGAAGGACCTGGGGTACGACGACGCCGAGGCCGCCCGCGCGGCCGTCACCGCTGTCCACCTCGGCAAGGACCTCGCCGGGCTGCGCTACGCACCCCTGTGGAACTACTACACCGACACGGAGAAGTGGGGCACTGCCAACGCCTGGCAGATCGTCACCGCGGATTACGTCACCACCACAGACGGCACCGGCGTCGTCCACCAGGCACCCGCCTACGGTGAAGACGACCAGAAGGTCTGCGAGGAATTCGGCATCCCCGTGATCCTCTCCGTCGACGAAGGCGGCAAGTTCCTGCCCATGTTCGCCAACGGGGAACTGTCCGACATTGCCGGACTGCAGGTCTTCGACGCCAACAAGCCGATCACCCGCGTCCTGAAGGCGGACGGCCGGCTGCTGCGCCAGGCCAGCTACGAGCACAGCTACCCGCACTGCTGGCGCTGCCGGAACCCGCTGATCTACAAGGCGGTCTCCTCCTGGTTCGTGGAGGTCACCAAGATCAAGGACCGCATGGTCGAGCTGAACCAGCAGATCAACTGGATCCCCGAGAACGTCAAGGACGGCCAGTTCGGCAAGTGGCTGGAAAACGCCCGTGACTGGTCCATCAGCCGCAACCGCTACTGGGGCAGCCCCATCCCGGTCTGGGTTTCCGACGATCCCAACTACCCGCGCACCGACGTGTACGGTTCGCTGGCGGAAATGGAAGCCGACTTCGGCCGGCTGCCGCTGAACAAGGAAGGCCAGCCGGACCTGCACCGCCCGTTCATCGACGAGCTGACCCGGCCCAACCCGGACGATCCCACCGGTCAGTCCACCATGCGCCGCGTGGAAGACGTGCTGGATGTGTGGTTCGACTCCGGGTCCATGCCGTACGCCCAGGTGCACTATCCGCACGAGAACGCCGACTGGTTCGAAAGCCACAACCCGGGCGACTTCATCGTGGAGTACATCGGCCAGACCCGCGGCTGGTTCTACACCCTGCACGTGCTGGCTACGGCGCTGTTTGACCGGCCTGCCTTCCGCAACGTCATCAGCCACGGCATCGTGCTCGGCTCCGACGGGCAGAAGATGTCCAAGTCGCTGCGCAACTACCCGGATGTCTCCGAGGTCCTGGACCGCGACGGCTCCGACGCTATGCGCTGGTTCCTGATGGCCTCCCCGATCCTGCGCGGCGGCAACCTGATCGTCACCGAGCAGGGCATCCGCGACGGCGTCCGCCAGGCCATCCTGCCGCTGTGGAACGTGTGGCACTTCTTCAGCCTCTACACCAACGCCGCGAACAACGGCAACGGCTACGAGGCCAAGGCCTGCTACGACTCCACCGAACCGCTGGACCGCTACCTGCTCGCCGCCACCGGCGACCTGGTTCGGGACATGGGCACGGCACTGGACACCTACGATGTGTCGGTCGCCTGCGAGATCCTGCGCGCCTACATGGACACGCTGACCAACTGGTACATCCGCCGCAGCCGCACGCGCTTCTTCGAAGAAGACACGCAGGCCTTCGACGTGCTCTACACCTGCCTGGAAACCGTGTGCCGGGTGGCAGCCCCGCTGCTGCCGCTCATCGGCGAGGAAATCTGGCGCGGCCTCACCGGCGGGCGCTCCGTGCACCTGACCGACTGGCCGGACGCTGACCTCTTCCCGAGCGACCCTGCCCTGGTGGAACGCATGGAAGCCACCCGCCGGATTGCCTCCGTCGGTTCCTCCCTGCGCAAGGGCGCGAACCTCCGCGTCCGCCTGCCGCTGTCCGAAATGACCGTCGTCGCCCCGGAGGCGCAGTCCCTGACCGGCCAGTTCGCCGCGATCATCGCGGATGAGCTGAACCTGAAGAACGTCCGCCTGGTGGACGCCGCAGACGCCGACCCGGCCGAATTCGGCATCAGCCAGAAGCTCGTGGTCAACGCCCGCGCCGCCGGCCCCCGTCTGGGCAAGAACGTGCAGACGGCCATCAAGGCTGCCAAGTCCGGCGACTGGTCCGTGGACGACGCCGGAACGGTCACCGCCGGGGGCCTCGCCCTGGAACCGCAGGAGTACACGCTGGAGACCGTCGTCGAATCCGGCGAAGGGGAATCCGCCAAGGCGGTTGCCGTGCTGCCCGGCGGCGGCTTCCTGGTCCTCAACACAGAGGTCACCCCGGAACTGGCCGCCGAGGGCACTGCCCGCGACGCCATCCGCGCCGTCCAGCAGGCCCGCCGCGACGCGGACCTGCACATCAGCGACCGCATCCGCACACGCATCAGCACGGGCGAGCAGGAAGCGGCCGCGCTGGAAGCCAACGTGGGCCTGGTGAAGGCCGAAACGCTCACGGATGACCTGGCGGTCACCGGGGACCTGGTCACCGACGGCGCCGACACCGACGCCGACAAGTACATCGTCACAGTGGAGAAGATCTAA
- a CDS encoding SDR family oxidoreductase gives MTEITPKRAVVTGASSGIGAAAVRALRASGWDVVAVARRREKLEALAAETGAEAIAADVTDDASVAQLAGHVLAGGGVDALINNAGGAFGLDPVASGSISDWQRMYDVNVLGALRMTQAFLPALRDSGRGSVLLLTSTAAFTAYEGGAGYSAAKSGEEMLARTLRLEEAEHNVRVIEIAPGMVKTEEFSLNRVGDKEAADKVYAGVEKPLTAEDVAEVIAFALNVPHHVNLDQVVLRPLAQAAQHKVIRTAL, from the coding sequence ATGACTGAGATCACACCGAAGCGGGCCGTTGTCACCGGAGCAAGTTCAGGGATCGGAGCCGCCGCCGTACGGGCACTGCGCGCCTCGGGCTGGGACGTCGTCGCCGTCGCCCGCCGCAGGGAGAAACTGGAGGCGCTCGCAGCGGAAACCGGCGCTGAAGCCATCGCCGCGGACGTCACCGATGACGCTTCGGTGGCACAGCTCGCCGGGCACGTCCTGGCCGGCGGGGGAGTAGACGCCCTGATCAACAACGCCGGCGGCGCCTTCGGGCTCGACCCGGTCGCCAGCGGAAGCATCAGCGACTGGCAGCGCATGTACGACGTCAATGTCCTGGGGGCGCTGCGTATGACGCAGGCCTTCCTGCCGGCACTGCGGGACAGCGGCCGGGGATCTGTCCTGCTGCTGACGTCGACGGCGGCCTTCACCGCCTACGAGGGCGGGGCCGGCTACAGTGCGGCGAAGTCCGGGGAAGAGATGCTGGCCCGGACCCTGCGCCTGGAGGAAGCCGAACACAACGTCCGTGTCATCGAGATTGCGCCCGGCATGGTGAAAACGGAGGAGTTCTCCCTGAACCGGGTGGGGGACAAGGAAGCTGCGGACAAGGTGTACGCCGGCGTCGAAAAGCCGCTCACGGCTGAAGACGTTGCCGAGGTCATCGCGTTCGCTTTGAACGTGCCGCACCACGTCAACCTGGACCAGGTGGTCCTGCGCCCGCTGGCGCAGGCGGCCCAGCACAAGGTCATACGCACCGCACTGTAG
- a CDS encoding endonuclease domain-containing protein — MQQLEAFLLTSYGVASYATLTANGFPRRTIDQALHTGIVRRVARGTIALPQADARLVHAARSQASLTCISAADILGWWLLTPPETVHVRCDAARSIPGAVVHRGQRSAHRLIAPPRQILRDAFRCLPRLDALVMAESAVVTSAVGLQDLQEEFSGQQDWQVRALLGTIRRSTASPLEVCARFHLLNAGLRVETEVALPGIGRVDLLVDGWLIIEIDGFAFHSSREHYRADRRRWNASAAGGWITLRITAELVLHRPEEFVDLVKKTREMWGLRVRRRQQQ, encoded by the coding sequence ATGCAGCAACTGGAGGCATTCCTGCTCACGAGTTACGGAGTAGCAAGCTATGCGACGCTGACCGCCAACGGGTTCCCGCGGCGGACGATCGACCAGGCTCTGCACACTGGGATCGTCCGGCGCGTGGCCCGCGGAACGATTGCGCTGCCTCAGGCAGACGCCCGGTTGGTCCATGCCGCACGCAGCCAGGCCTCGCTGACATGCATCTCGGCGGCAGACATTCTGGGCTGGTGGTTGCTGACCCCACCCGAAACCGTACACGTCCGGTGCGACGCGGCCCGGTCAATACCCGGCGCGGTTGTCCACCGGGGACAGCGGTCGGCACACCGGCTGATAGCGCCGCCCCGGCAGATCCTCCGGGATGCCTTCCGCTGCCTTCCCCGGCTGGACGCACTGGTGATGGCGGAATCCGCAGTCGTAACCAGCGCCGTAGGACTGCAGGACCTGCAGGAGGAATTCTCCGGGCAACAGGACTGGCAGGTCCGGGCCCTGCTGGGGACCATTCGGCGCAGCACGGCATCGCCGCTGGAGGTCTGCGCGCGGTTCCACTTATTGAACGCCGGACTGCGGGTTGAGACAGAGGTGGCCCTGCCTGGTATCGGACGAGTGGATCTGCTTGTTGACGGGTGGCTGATCATCGAGATCGATGGGTTCGCGTTCCACAGCAGCCGGGAGCACTACCGTGCGGACCGGCGACGCTGGAACGCGTCGGCAGCGGGAGGGTGGATCACGCTGAGGATCACTGCGGAACTTGTCCTGCACCGGCCGGAGGAATTTGTCGATCTGGTGAAAAAGACGCGGGAGATGTGGGGCCTCCGTGTGCGACGGCGGCAGCAGCAGTAG